A stretch of Sulfuricurvum sp. DNA encodes these proteins:
- a CDS encoding YwbE family protein, with protein sequence MDGKERKNIMSGKRVSIVLKEDQSTGRLTEGVVRDILTKSPSHPHGIKVRLMSGEVGRVKEVF encoded by the coding sequence ATGGACGGCAAAGAACGAAAAAATATCATGTCAGGCAAACGGGTGAGCATCGTCCTCAAAGAAGATCAAAGTACGGGGAGATTGACCGAGGGGGTTGTTCGTGACATCCTCACCAAATCACCGAGCCATCCGCATGGGATAAAAGTACGGTTGATGAGCGGGGAAGTGGGACGAGTTAAAGAGGTGTTTTGA
- a CDS encoding BrnT family toxin, with amino-acid sequence MKSLKFEWDDTKASSNITKHGVSFEEAKTVFDDDFARMIPDPDHSEQEERFILLGMSYTLKILAVVHCYKDQEGIIRIISARRSTKNEERQYKELLP; translated from the coding sequence ATGAAATCGTTAAAATTTGAATGGGACGATACAAAAGCATCGTCAAATATCACCAAACACGGCGTATCGTTTGAAGAAGCCAAAACGGTATTTGATGATGATTTTGCCCGTATGATTCCCGATCCCGATCACTCGGAACAAGAAGAACGATTTATCCTGTTGGGGATGAGCTATACGCTGAAAATTTTAGCGGTAGTCCATTGTTACAAAGATCAAGAGGGGATAATTCGGATCATCTCCGCCCGACGATCCACCAAAAACGAAGAACGCCAATACAAGGAGCTATTACCATGA
- a CDS encoding BrnA antitoxin family protein, with protein MREEYDFSQSVQNPYAKTAKKQISLNVEVDTIEYFKQLALKTGLPYQTLMNSYLTDCAIRHVEPQVKWSS; from the coding sequence ATGAGAGAAGAATACGATTTTTCACAATCCGTCCAAAATCCCTATGCCAAAACGGCAAAAAAACAGATTTCACTCAATGTAGAAGTGGACACAATAGAATATTTCAAACAACTCGCCCTCAAAACGGGATTGCCGTATCAAACGCTGATGAATTCGTATCTCACCGACTGTGCCATCCGACACGTCGAACCGCAGGTTAAATGGTCGAGTTAA
- a CDS encoding 3-methyladenine DNA glycosylase: MHLTDSYELYTALERLNLLENTQPLWWPKHGTFEVVVGAILTQNTQWSRVVTSLENLSHSGYLSLEALCHIDPETLMELIRPSGLIKAKAKNIILLCNAITESFGSFEAFALEVDREWLLAQKGIGPESADAILCYACLRDAMVVDSYTARLLRAFGYEFEGYDELQEWCEAGIREHFDASTLQQTFARFHGMIVEYVKGNSKGKVVNVERINSTI, encoded by the coding sequence GTGCATTTAACCGACTCCTATGAACTCTACACCGCCCTAGAGCGCCTCAACCTCCTCGAAAACACACAACCTCTTTGGTGGCCGAAACACGGCACTTTTGAAGTGGTCGTGGGTGCGATATTGACCCAAAACACCCAATGGAGCAGAGTCGTTACCTCGTTAGAGAACCTCTCACACTCAGGATACCTTAGCTTAGAAGCACTGTGCCACATAGACCCCGAAACGCTGATGGAGCTAATTCGCCCCAGCGGACTGATAAAAGCAAAAGCCAAAAATATCATTTTACTCTGTAACGCCATTACGGAAAGTTTCGGTTCGTTTGAAGCGTTCGCTTTAGAGGTTGATCGAGAATGGTTATTGGCGCAAAAGGGGATCGGTCCAGAGAGTGCCGATGCGATACTGTGTTATGCGTGCTTGCGAGATGCGATGGTAGTAGACAGTTACACCGCACGACTGCTGCGAGCATTCGGGTATGAGTTCGAGGGGTATGATGAGCTTCAGGAATGGTGTGAAGCGGGGATTCGTGAGCACTTCGATGCATCAACCCTGCAACAGACATTTGCGCGGTTTCATGGGATGATTGTGGAGTATGTGAAGGGGAATAGTAAGGGGAAAGTGGTGAATGTCGAGAGGATTAACTCGACCATTTAA
- a CDS encoding TIGR00282 family metallophosphoesterase → MKIAFIGDVVGRPGRSMIKEHLKKLRSQYSLDFVIANYENASHGFGITLKNAQELLSAGIDVMSGGNHTWDKKDVLPLLESLPMLRPHNYPAGVKGTGCRVFEVAGEKLAILNIMGHYGMPYVDNAFRCARDTVASLKNEGIEHIFIDFHAEASSEKRAMLMMLQSQVSGIIGTHTHVGSDDFQIARGTAYMTDIGLTGCRDNVIGMEASVPMERFLTGVSGRFEVPEKCRKILQIAIMTLEEGKCTEAFKLKIFDDGRVFRTDAWVEE, encoded by the coding sequence GTGAAAATAGCATTTATAGGGGACGTTGTCGGTCGTCCGGGTCGGAGTATGATAAAAGAGCATTTGAAAAAGCTTCGGAGCCAATATTCTCTTGATTTTGTAATCGCGAACTACGAAAACGCCTCTCACGGTTTTGGAATCACCCTCAAAAATGCCCAAGAGTTATTAAGCGCGGGGATCGATGTGATGAGTGGCGGAAACCATACGTGGGATAAAAAAGATGTCCTCCCACTCCTCGAATCGCTCCCGATGCTCCGTCCTCACAATTACCCTGCGGGGGTAAAAGGGACGGGGTGTCGAGTGTTTGAGGTCGCGGGAGAGAAGCTTGCCATCCTCAATATCATGGGGCATTACGGTATGCCCTACGTCGATAACGCCTTCAGGTGCGCCCGCGACACTGTGGCGAGTCTCAAAAATGAGGGAATAGAGCATATCTTTATCGATTTTCACGCTGAGGCTTCGAGTGAAAAACGGGCGATGCTGATGATGTTACAATCCCAAGTGAGCGGCATCATCGGAACCCATACCCATGTGGGGAGCGATGATTTCCAGATCGCGCGCGGTACGGCATACATGACTGATATCGGACTGACGGGTTGCCGTGACAACGTTATCGGAATGGAAGCATCCGTTCCGATGGAGCGATTTTTGACGGGAGTATCGGGACGGTTCGAAGTCCCTGAGAAGTGCCGTAAAATCCTCCAAATCGCTATCATGACACTCGAAGAGGGAAAATGCACCGAAGCATTTAAACTCAAAATCTTCGATGACGGGCGTGTATTTCGAACCGATGCGTGGGTGGAAGAATAA
- a CDS encoding YgjP-like metallopeptidase domain-containing protein has product MLKYINGYNPTIKAQIEALIHQNKLGEYLLNKYPDTHTYTTDKSLYEYVMEIKNTHLRNASPISKVLYDTKIRDLQSALGTHTFVSRVQGGKLKAKNEIRISNLFKNAPEPFLRMIVTHELAHLKEKEHNKAFYKLCTHILPAYHQLEFDVRLYLTQLDSHGDIY; this is encoded by the coding sequence ATGTTAAAGTACATCAACGGTTATAATCCCACCATCAAAGCGCAAATAGAAGCACTCATCCATCAAAACAAGCTGGGGGAGTATTTACTCAACAAATACCCCGACACCCACACCTATACCACCGATAAAAGTCTCTATGAGTATGTGATGGAGATAAAAAATACCCATCTACGCAACGCATCGCCTATCTCCAAAGTGCTCTATGATACCAAAATACGGGATTTGCAATCGGCTCTTGGGACGCACACCTTCGTCTCGCGGGTACAAGGGGGAAAACTCAAAGCGAAAAATGAGATTCGGATTTCAAACCTTTTTAAAAATGCCCCCGAACCTTTTTTGCGGATGATCGTCACCCATGAACTCGCCCATCTCAAAGAGAAAGAGCACAACAAAGCGTTTTATAAACTCTGCACCCATATCCTCCCCGCCTATCATCAACTGGAGTTTGATGTGCGGTTGTATTTGACACAGCTCGATTCTCACGGGGATATTTATTAA
- a CDS encoding EF-hand domain-containing protein has translation MTINSNSMMASQMYANRNVQAQSGASGYASQGTDATLSFDAIAQQLMSTLDTNKNGTIDKTEFSQAAQALAQNSTANTNNVDSAFGKLDKNGDSSISADELMNALKQTLNETQKKHHHQASTTNTTSPATSSNESATSASTNDMQKVLFNKIMAAYSSTPTVSGSTTNLTA, from the coding sequence ATGACAATCAATAGCAACTCTATGATGGCATCCCAAATGTATGCCAACAGAAATGTTCAAGCCCAAAGCGGTGCTAGCGGTTATGCGTCACAAGGTACGGATGCGACTTTAAGTTTCGATGCAATTGCTCAACAACTTATGTCGACTTTAGATACTAACAAAAACGGAACAATCGATAAAACAGAATTTTCTCAAGCAGCGCAAGCATTAGCTCAAAATTCTACTGCCAACACTAACAACGTAGATAGTGCTTTTGGAAAACTCGATAAAAATGGTGATAGCAGTATCAGCGCTGATGAATTGATGAATGCTCTCAAACAAACACTCAACGAAACACAAAAGAAACATCATCACCAAGCAAGTACCACAAATACAACTTCTCCAGCAACTTCATCTAACGAATCAGCAACCTCTGCTTCCACCAATGATATGCAAAAAGTTTTATTTAACAAAATAATGGCAGCCTATAGCAGTACACCAACTGTTTCCGGTTCGACGACCAATCTCACAGCATAA
- a CDS encoding FAD:protein FMN transferase, translating into MYTFNAFTTPCELHIDAQNQSIADEIAQNIIHKTKELEFRFSYFREDSELYLLNHRTYNTHNISDELAQFIQISLFYTTMTQGAFDIALAGTLKEISKAPTWGDYQLRKQELAPYASSHHLELDGNTLTFSNSVTKIDLGGLVKEYAVDQAVLYLQSMGVTSALVNFGGDLAAFGECHNLPWRVGIQNPDASHENLREIELHNASLCTSGHSKRFSEIEAQKVSHIIRSNAVEEKYTQVSIMAPTTIDAGIWSTALLVNPQLALPSHVQLVHAL; encoded by the coding sequence TTGTATACTTTTAACGCATTTACAACGCCTTGTGAGCTGCATATTGACGCTCAAAATCAGTCAATTGCAGATGAGATTGCCCAAAACATTATCCATAAGACGAAAGAGTTAGAGTTTCGCTTTAGCTATTTTCGAGAAGATTCTGAACTCTATCTCCTCAATCATCGCACTTACAATACCCACAACATCAGTGATGAACTTGCTCAATTTATACAAATATCTCTCTTTTATACCACGATGACTCAAGGTGCTTTTGACATTGCTTTGGCGGGAACCCTTAAAGAGATTTCCAAAGCACCTACATGGGGGGATTATCAGCTACGTAAACAGGAATTAGCCCCATATGCCTCTTCACACCATCTCGAACTCGATGGCAATACCCTCACCTTTTCCAACAGTGTGACGAAGATTGATTTAGGTGGGTTGGTAAAAGAGTATGCCGTAGATCAAGCCGTTTTGTATCTTCAATCGATGGGGGTAACGTCTGCTTTGGTGAATTTCGGGGGAGATTTAGCCGCTTTCGGAGAGTGTCATAACCTCCCATGGAGAGTCGGTATCCAAAATCCTGATGCGTCTCATGAAAATCTACGTGAAATAGAACTTCACAATGCTTCCTTATGCACATCGGGTCATTCCAAACGTTTTAGTGAGATTGAGGCACAAAAGGTTAGCCATATCATACGCTCAAACGCGGTAGAGGAAAAATATACACAAGTAAGTATTATGGCACCGACAACCATCGATGCAGGTATTTGGAGTACGGCATTACTTGTCAATCCTCAACTCGCACTACCCTCGCATGTTCAACTTGTTCATGCACTCTAG
- the rlmC gene encoding 23S rRNA (uracil(747)-C(5))-methyltransferase RlmC: MSFCSFYDTDACRSCSMIDLFYGEQLNEKGALLHKLLHPFEPKQWLKPSPSQLKGFRNKAKMVAIPSRDGIVLGLSEESSLIQCPLYDVSMQHALGQIQTWLRELKIQAYDVRVKKGELKYVLLTRSAHNGTMMLRFVLRSHGIIGRLKNGLDDLVARVPKLTVITVNIQPIHMAILEGEEEIFLTDQTRLEENLNSIPLFIRPKSFFQTNTDIATKLYKTASEWAGESKPKIIWDLFCGVGGFALHCATPERHIVGIEIEAEAIACAQESAKRIGFENLTFKALDAASFGAESGERADVIIVNPPRRGLGEQLCKWLERVGSERILYSSCNAQSLAKDLENLSGYRVNRVQLFDMFPHTAHFETLVELVKN, encoded by the coding sequence ATGAGTTTTTGCAGTTTTTACGACACGGATGCGTGCAGATCATGCAGTATGATCGACCTTTTTTACGGTGAGCAGCTCAATGAAAAAGGTGCATTACTCCATAAACTTTTACACCCTTTTGAGCCAAAGCAGTGGCTTAAACCCTCCCCGAGTCAGCTAAAAGGGTTTCGTAATAAAGCCAAAATGGTGGCTATCCCAAGTCGTGATGGGATAGTGCTAGGGCTCTCAGAAGAATCAAGCCTAATCCAATGCCCTTTGTACGACGTGAGCATGCAACATGCGCTAGGGCAGATACAAACATGGCTGCGTGAACTAAAAATACAAGCCTATGATGTACGTGTTAAAAAAGGGGAGCTTAAATACGTCCTCCTTACCCGAAGTGCTCATAACGGCACGATGATGCTCCGTTTCGTCCTCCGCTCTCACGGTATCATCGGACGACTCAAAAATGGTCTCGATGATTTAGTGGCACGTGTTCCTAAACTCACTGTTATTACCGTCAATATTCAACCGATACACATGGCGATTTTAGAGGGTGAGGAGGAGATTTTTCTCACCGACCAAACCCGACTCGAAGAGAATCTAAACTCCATCCCCCTCTTTATCCGTCCTAAAAGTTTTTTTCAGACCAATACAGACATTGCTACAAAGCTCTATAAAACAGCATCAGAGTGGGCAGGTGAATCGAAGCCGAAAATAATCTGGGATCTCTTTTGCGGGGTAGGGGGATTTGCTCTGCATTGTGCCACACCTGAGCGCCATATTGTGGGAATCGAGATAGAGGCTGAAGCAATAGCGTGTGCTCAAGAATCCGCTAAACGGATTGGATTTGAGAATCTGACATTCAAAGCATTGGATGCAGCGAGTTTCGGTGCCGAATCAGGGGAACGTGCCGACGTGATTATCGTCAATCCTCCAAGGCGCGGATTGGGTGAGCAGTTGTGCAAATGGTTGGAACGTGTCGGAAGTGAGCGAATCCTCTATTCGAGCTGTAACGCGCAGAGTTTGGCAAAAGATCTTGAAAATCTCAGTGGATACCGTGTAAATCGGGTTCAACTGTTTGATATGTTTCCCCATACGGCTCATTTTGAGACATTGGTAGAGTTGGTAAAAAACTAA
- a CDS encoding CZB domain-containing protein → MDKAVTLQLLGDAKTAHLRWVQRAKLLIEGLPIDEGAIPLSGTDCNFGQWFYSEGQKLNALGNMDCLGEIEKAHFALHDEYMKIFKIYFADNDRSFFSKLFSSKKKLSDHEKELAKEYFIKLQAASDEVLSHIGRLERRLYAIPQSSFDASTTGI, encoded by the coding sequence ATGGACAAGGCTGTTACACTGCAACTTTTGGGTGATGCAAAAACAGCCCATCTGCGATGGGTTCAGAGAGCTAAATTATTGATCGAGGGATTACCGATTGACGAGGGGGCAATCCCTTTGAGTGGTACTGATTGTAATTTCGGTCAGTGGTTCTACAGCGAAGGGCAAAAACTCAATGCATTGGGTAATATGGATTGTTTGGGAGAGATTGAAAAGGCCCATTTCGCCTTGCACGATGAGTATATGAAAATCTTTAAAATCTATTTTGCCGATAATGACCGTTCGTTCTTTTCAAAATTATTTAGTTCTAAAAAAAAGTTAAGTGATCATGAGAAAGAGCTTGCAAAAGAGTATTTTATTAAACTTCAAGCTGCTTCAGATGAGGTGCTCTCCCACATAGGACGACTTGAGAGACGGCTATACGCGATCCCTCAAAGCTCTTTTGACGCAAGTACAACCGGAATATAA
- a CDS encoding DEAD/DEAH box helicase has product MSQARWYEYLKNNPKQRPDILLCEDTKESDQLADVCRFLGVNAVVFPDFRPSYMDDLRPFSEELFALFSALRTYYSASKKPLIISPLKTLLYPLPRESLLQSLTIEFASRIDLKALKDTLHRWGYSFVDMVEMEGEVSYRGDILDIFIPNTPNPYRISLFDDEVEEIKAFDVETQRTDKEELASITVTSAFFSLDEEQIGRFEKAIAHAQSDSFVKDIASLGFWVLGDEGADFTLSKSVMRIREMKSVIDESYGLDFPCIPRSHLETEIIPEAQHYAPLIAPNLEILRSAHKNKKFTIIAASEAQLKGSGVFETQGLKIHTAGIVLNLIGSDEVIISLNSREKKRRRRKTSILLDDLKVGDYVVHEEYGVGIFVGIEQAEILGGIKDLVVIKYMGDDKLLLPVENLDTIDRYIASGSLPVLDRLGKGSFGKLKESVKARLFEIASEIVGIAASRALIKAPILRVDEGELRRFQSGAGFDYTLDQSNAIKSIVSDIGSGQIMDRLLSGDVGFGKTEVAMNAIFAAARGGYQSLLVVPTTLLSSQHFKSLQERLGVFGLRVAKLDRFVTTKEKTATLKGLASGEIDCVVGTHALFGVTCSKLGLVIIDEEHKFGVKQKEKLKNLYENVHLLSMSATPIPRSLNQAMSSIKTMSELLTPPSERLGVRTFVKNYDEKLIKEVILRELRRGGQVFYVHNSIDSMIIKSGELKAILPELRILILHSQISATQTEEELAKFAGREYDVLLATSIIESGIHMPTVNTMIIDGADRFGMADLHQLRGRVGRGHIEGYAYFIVDDKDHLTEEAKKRLVALESNSFLGSGSMLAYHDLEIRGGGNLVGDAQSGHIKNIGYSLYLRMLEDAIKILTNQTTAVKAKVDIKLTISAFISDEVVGEDRLRLELYRRLSHCESPSEIYEILEEVEDRFGKADTPTKQFFEVMVIKVLCIEKKIKTVSNYNQNIAIEYTNGVKETLQSKSKDDDDIIASVLHYVRNAKPKVL; this is encoded by the coding sequence ATGTCACAAGCACGATGGTATGAGTACCTAAAAAACAATCCGAAACAACGACCTGATATCCTTCTGTGCGAGGATACAAAAGAGTCAGATCAACTCGCGGATGTTTGCCGTTTTTTAGGGGTTAACGCGGTTGTTTTTCCCGATTTTCGCCCCTCGTATATGGATGATTTACGCCCTTTTAGCGAAGAGTTATTTGCTCTGTTTTCGGCATTGCGTACTTATTATAGTGCGTCCAAAAAACCGTTAATTATCTCTCCCCTAAAGACACTCCTTTACCCGTTGCCGAGAGAATCGTTACTACAAAGTTTGACGATAGAGTTTGCCTCACGAATCGATTTAAAAGCTCTAAAAGATACTCTCCACCGATGGGGATACAGTTTTGTCGATATGGTAGAGATGGAGGGTGAGGTGTCGTATCGAGGTGATATTCTCGATATTTTTATCCCCAATACCCCGAATCCTTACCGTATTAGCCTCTTTGATGATGAGGTAGAGGAGATTAAAGCGTTTGATGTGGAGACGCAACGAACCGATAAAGAGGAGCTTGCCTCTATCACTGTAACCAGTGCTTTCTTCAGCCTCGATGAAGAGCAAATCGGACGTTTTGAAAAAGCGATAGCGCACGCTCAAAGTGATAGTTTTGTTAAAGATATCGCCTCTCTTGGGTTTTGGGTGTTGGGGGATGAGGGGGCTGATTTTACCCTCTCTAAATCGGTGATGCGGATTCGTGAGATGAAATCGGTGATCGATGAATCATACGGTCTTGATTTCCCCTGTATCCCACGCTCCCATCTCGAAACAGAAATTATCCCTGAAGCGCAACACTATGCTCCGCTTATTGCTCCGAATCTTGAGATTTTACGCAGTGCCCACAAAAATAAAAAATTTACCATTATAGCCGCGAGCGAAGCGCAACTCAAAGGTTCAGGGGTATTTGAGACCCAAGGGTTAAAGATTCACACTGCGGGGATTGTCCTCAATCTTATCGGTTCAGATGAGGTGATAATCTCTCTAAACTCTCGTGAAAAGAAACGTCGCCGTCGTAAAACCTCTATTCTTCTCGATGATTTAAAAGTAGGCGATTATGTCGTCCACGAAGAGTACGGGGTAGGGATATTTGTCGGGATTGAGCAAGCGGAGATTCTCGGCGGTATCAAAGACCTCGTCGTCATCAAATACATGGGGGATGATAAACTTCTCCTCCCTGTCGAAAACCTCGATACGATTGATCGCTATATTGCTTCAGGCTCTCTCCCTGTACTTGATCGTTTGGGCAAAGGGAGCTTTGGTAAACTCAAAGAGTCGGTTAAAGCAAGGTTGTTCGAAATCGCTTCGGAGATTGTGGGGATTGCGGCGAGTCGTGCACTCATTAAAGCACCGATTCTTCGTGTCGATGAGGGGGAATTGCGCCGTTTCCAAAGTGGTGCAGGGTTTGACTATACCCTCGATCAATCCAACGCGATAAAATCGATTGTCAGCGATATCGGTTCTGGTCAGATTATGGATCGACTCCTTAGCGGGGATGTCGGTTTCGGGAAAACTGAGGTGGCGATGAACGCTATTTTTGCCGCCGCACGCGGAGGGTATCAATCGCTTCTCGTAGTACCTACGACATTGCTCTCTTCTCAACATTTTAAATCACTCCAAGAGCGGTTGGGGGTATTTGGATTACGTGTAGCGAAATTGGATCGATTCGTCACCACCAAAGAGAAAACGGCTACCCTAAAAGGGCTTGCCAGCGGTGAGATTGATTGTGTTGTCGGAACGCACGCTCTTTTCGGAGTTACTTGCTCGAAGCTGGGACTCGTTATCATCGATGAAGAGCACAAATTTGGGGTAAAACAAAAAGAGAAACTCAAAAATCTCTATGAAAATGTCCACCTCCTCTCTATGAGTGCGACACCGATTCCGCGTAGTTTGAATCAGGCAATGAGTTCGATTAAAACAATGTCCGAACTTCTTACACCTCCAAGTGAGCGTTTAGGGGTACGGACGTTTGTCAAAAATTACGATGAAAAACTGATTAAAGAGGTGATTTTGAGGGAGCTTCGCCGTGGCGGTCAAGTGTTCTATGTACACAACTCGATTGACTCGATGATTATCAAATCAGGAGAGTTGAAGGCGATTTTGCCGGAGTTGCGCATCCTCATCCTCCACTCCCAAATCAGTGCAACCCAAACCGAAGAAGAACTCGCCAAATTCGCGGGTCGCGAATACGATGTATTGCTAGCCACCTCAATTATCGAATCGGGTATCCACATGCCGACGGTCAACACGATGATTATCGACGGGGCAGATCGGTTCGGGATGGCGGATTTGCATCAACTTCGCGGTCGTGTCGGACGGGGGCATATCGAGGGGTATGCCTACTTTATTGTCGATGATAAAGACCACCTCACCGAGGAGGCGAAAAAACGGCTCGTAGCATTAGAATCGAACTCCTTTTTGGGAAGCGGATCGATGCTCGCCTATCACGACCTCGAAATTCGTGGAGGGGGAAATCTCGTTGGCGATGCCCAAAGCGGTCATATCAAAAACATCGGATATTCACTTTATCTACGAATGCTCGAAGATGCTATCAAAATCCTCACCAATCAAACCACTGCGGTAAAAGCCAAAGTCGATATCAAACTCACCATCAGTGCCTTTATCAGTGATGAGGTAGTGGGTGAAGATAGGTTGCGTTTGGAACTCTATCGACGGCTCAGTCATTGTGAATCGCCGAGTGAGATTTACGAGATTCTCGAAGAGGTAGAAGACCGCTTCGGCAAAGCCGATACTCCGACCAAACAGTTTTTTGAGGTGATGGTGATTAAAGTACTCTGTATCGAGAAAAAAATCAAAACAGTGAGCAACTATAACCAAAACATTGCCATCGAGTACACAAACGGGGTCAAAGAGACGTTGCAAAGTAAAAGTAAAGATGACGACGATATTATTGCGAGCGTATTGCACTATGTTCGTAACGCAAAACCGAAGGTATTATGA
- a CDS encoding bifunctional folylpolyglutamate synthase/dihydrofolate synthase, whose product MNLDSFLCAKPLFYEEIDVRRFPRIYASIKEQLPLPQIIHLVGTNGKGSTGRFLATALHRAGKKIGHYTSPHILAFNERLWIDGGEISDEALESAHQKLYGILDSQSRDALSYFEYTTLLSLIAFDGCDYIVCEAGLGGEFDATNAFEKVLSVFTPIDFDHAAFLGTTIESIAGTKLRSMSAKALLAKQPHTQTKSIALRIADEKGSLLMCIDEMCRDEIVEMALQIAIKNSLSDYLRDNLELSMVAFEILGYRVESQFFDQNALFGRLSRIAPNITLDVGHNALAAEAIARSYEGRKVTLIYNTYGDKDYREILSILKPIIESVEIIEVSEGRIVERHLLESVLDELYLPYRSFEEINSNKEYLVFGSFSVAETFLKRVNVTSTMV is encoded by the coding sequence ATGAATTTAGACTCTTTTCTCTGCGCGAAACCTCTTTTTTACGAAGAGATCGACGTCCGACGTTTTCCCCGAATTTATGCATCGATAAAAGAACAATTGCCTCTCCCTCAAATCATCCATCTCGTCGGTACTAACGGCAAAGGCTCTACTGGGCGTTTTTTAGCAACCGCACTGCACCGTGCAGGTAAAAAAATAGGGCATTATACCTCTCCCCATATTCTTGCGTTTAATGAGCGGTTATGGATTGATGGCGGTGAAATCAGTGATGAGGCACTAGAGTCTGCTCATCAAAAACTCTATGGGATATTAGATAGCCAAAGCCGTGATGCGTTGAGCTATTTTGAATACACCACATTGCTCTCTTTGATTGCTTTTGATGGATGCGATTACATCGTATGTGAAGCGGGGCTAGGTGGTGAGTTTGATGCTACCAACGCTTTTGAAAAAGTATTGAGTGTTTTTACCCCTATCGATTTTGACCATGCCGCATTTTTAGGAACCACCATCGAATCGATTGCTGGGACAAAATTGCGTAGCATGAGTGCCAAAGCGTTATTAGCCAAGCAACCCCATACTCAAACCAAGAGTATTGCCCTCCGTATCGCCGATGAAAAAGGGTCTCTATTGATGTGTATCGATGAGATGTGCCGTGATGAGATAGTGGAGATGGCATTGCAAATTGCCATAAAAAACAGTCTCAGCGATTATTTGCGCGATAATTTGGAACTCTCAATGGTAGCGTTTGAGATTTTAGGATACCGTGTTGAATCGCAATTTTTTGACCAAAATGCCCTTTTCGGGAGATTGAGCCGTATTGCGCCCAATATTACATTGGACGTAGGGCATAACGCACTCGCGGCAGAGGCAATAGCACGTTCTTATGAGGGGAGAAAAGTAACCCTCATCTATAACACCTACGGTGATAAAGATTACCGCGAGATTTTGAGTATCTTAAAACCAATTATCGAATCGGTCGAGATTATCGAAGTAAGTGAGGGGCGGATTGTGGAGCGTCATTTGCTCGAATCGGTATTGGATGAATTGTATCTTCCGTATCGGTCATTTGAAGAAATTAACAGTAATAAAGAATATTTAGTTTTCGGTTCGTTCAGCGTTGCCGAGACGTTTTTAAAGAGGGTGAATGTCACAAGCACGATGGTATGA